Proteins from one Rosa chinensis cultivar Old Blush chromosome 7, RchiOBHm-V2, whole genome shotgun sequence genomic window:
- the LOC112180560 gene encoding esterase AGAP003155: MGSEGCAAASDSRKPRFLCLHGFRTSGVIMKTQLGKWPESVLNNFDLDFLDGPFPAQGKSEVEGIFDPPYHEWFQFSKDFLEYTNFDECLEFIEDYMIKNGPFDGLLGFSQGAILSAALPGLQAKGLALTKVPKIKFLIIIGGAKFKSATVAENAYSSPIQIPSLHFLGETDFLKPYGLELLENCVDPTVIHHPKGHTIPRLDEKGLETIMSFIETIQKKLDEKEEQQ; this comes from the exons atgggAAGCGAGGGTTGTGCCGCGGCTTCTGATTCGAGGAAACCCAGGTTTCTTTGCCTTCATGGGTTTCGAACCAGCGGTGTGATCATGAAGACCCAACTGGGTAAATGGCCGGAGTCGGTGCTCAACAATTTCGACCTGGACTTTCTCGATGGGCCTTTCCCGGCCCAAGGTAAATCCGAAGTCGAGGGCATTTTCGATCCTCCTTATCACGAGTGGTTCCAATTCAGCAAG gATTTTCTTGAGTACACGAACTTTGACGAGTGTCTTGAATTCATTGAAGATTACATGATCAAGAATGGACCCTTTGATGGGCTACTTGGCTTTTCCCAG GGGGCAATACTGTCAGCGGCACTGCCGGGTCTACAAGCAAAG GGTTTGGCACTgaccaaagtacctaaaattaAGTTCCTCATAATAATTGGAGGCGCAAAATTCAAGTCAGCAACCGTGGCTGAAAATGCTTATTCATCTCCTATTCAAATTCCGTCTCTTCACTTTTTAG GAGAAACAGACTTCTTGAAGCCATATGGACTCGAACTGCTAGAAAACTGTGTAGATCCTACCGTGATTCATCATCCCAAGGGCCACACAATACCACGACTCGATGAAAAGGGTTTAGAGACCATTATGAGCTTCATTGAGACAATTCAGAAGAAGTTGGACGAGAAGGAGGAGCAACAGTAA